A genomic stretch from Camelus ferus isolate YT-003-E chromosome 17, BCGSAC_Cfer_1.0, whole genome shotgun sequence includes:
- the C17H3orf18 gene encoding uncharacterized protein C3orf18 homolog isoform X5 has translation MNAMPTMPAGPRVGKRVLCLGLLPEGSERTVFLKVTAWTGLQPAVASPRRRFGYPDGEPIRGRGRGAAREERSRSLEDPRGCWPRPHPHGPLSVSMDSRIPSARGWFSSRPPTSEPDLEPATDGPASETTTLSPEATSFNDTRIPDVTGGTAGVGTMLLSFGIITVIGLAVAMVLYIRKKKR, from the exons ATGAACGCCATGCCCACTATGCCTGCAGGCCCACGGGTGGGAAAGCGTGTGTTGTGTCTAGGGTTGCTCCCCGAGGGCTCTGAACGGACAGTCTTCCTGAAAGTCACAGCATGGACAGGGCTCCAGCCTGCGGTGGCTTCTCCGAGACGGCGTTTTGGGTACCCGGATGGGGAG CCAATCCGGGGCCGGGGGCGCGGAGCggccagggaggagaggagcaggagCTTGGAAGACCCGCGAGGCTGCTGGCCTCGACCCCACCCCCACG GCCCTCTCAGTGTCAGCATGGACTCAAGGATCCCGTCTGCTAGGGGCTGGTTCAGCAGCCGCCCACCCACCTCTGAGCCTGACCTGGAGCCTGCCACAGATGGGCCAGCTTCTGAGACCACCACCCTCAGCCCAGAAGCCACCAGCTTTAATGACACCAGAATCCCTGATGTGACTGGTGGCACAGCCGGCGTGGGCACAATGCTTCTATCTTTTGGGATCATCACAGTGATTGGCCTGGCTGTGGCCATG GTTTTGTACATCAGGAAGAAGAAGAGGTAA
- the HEMK1 gene encoding MTRF1L release factor glutamine methyltransferase isoform X4: protein MPVQYILGEWDFQGLSLKMVPPVFIPRRETEELVEWVLEEVTQRSRVVRAQGGPLILEVGCGSGAISLSLLSKLPQSQVIAVDKGEAAICLANENAHRLQLQDRIRIIPLDVTLEDSWAHILPWGPVDLIVSNPPYVFHRDMEQLAPEILSYEDPVALDGGEEGMDIISHILALAPRLLKDSGSIFLEVDPRHPELVGSWLQSRPDLFLNLVTVRRDFCGRPRFLHIQRSRPQRGCPADAWPVLQPARVAG, encoded by the exons ATGCCTGTGCAGTACATCCTTGGTGAGTGGGACTTTCAGGGGCTCAGTCTGAAGATGGTGCCCCCAGTATTCATCCCTCGGCGGGAAACAGAG GAACTGGTTGAATGGGTGCTGGAAGAGGTGACCCAAAGATCCCGTGTGGTGAGAGCCCAAGGTGGCCCCCTGATCCTGGAGGTGGGCTGTGGATCAGGAGCCATCTCCCTCAGCCTGCTGAGCAAGCTCCCCCAG AGCCAAGTCATTGCTGTGGACAAGGGAGAAGCTGCCATCTGCCTGGCCAATGAGAATGCTCACAG GCTTCAGTTGCAGGACAGGATTCGGATCATCCCCCTCGATGTGACCTTAG AGGACAGCTGGGCACATATTCTACCCTGGGGCCCCGTGGACCTGATCGTCAGCAACCCTCCCTACGTCTTCCACCGGGACATGGAGCAGCTGGCCCCTGAGATCCTCAG CTATGAAGACCCAGTAGCCCTGGATGGTGGCGAGGAGGGCATGGACATCATTTCCCACATCCTGGCCCTGGCACCTCGACTCCTGAAGGACTCTGG AAGCATCTTCTTAGAAGTGGACCCAAGACACCCAGAGCTCGTTGGCAGCTGGCTTCAGAGCCGGCCAGACCTGTTCCTCAATCTCGTGACTGTGCGCCGGGATTTCTGTGGGAG GCCCCGGTTCCTGCATATCCAGAGGTCTAGGCCACAGCGTGGTTGCCCTGCAGATGCCTGGCCCGTGCTCCAGCCTGCCAGAGTGGCTGGCTGA
- the C17H3orf18 gene encoding uncharacterized protein C3orf18 homolog isoform X3, which produces MNAMPTMPAGPRVGKRVLCLGLLPEGSERTVFLKVTAWTGLQPAVASPRRRFGYPDGEPIRGRGRGAAREERSRSLEDPRGCWPRPHPHGPLSVSMDSRIPSARGWFSSRPPTSEPDLEPATDGPASETTTLSPEATSFNDTRIPDVTGGTAGVGTMLLSFGIITVIGLAVAMAGEATTPAHAYVQFRPHGGAR; this is translated from the exons ATGAACGCCATGCCCACTATGCCTGCAGGCCCACGGGTGGGAAAGCGTGTGTTGTGTCTAGGGTTGCTCCCCGAGGGCTCTGAACGGACAGTCTTCCTGAAAGTCACAGCATGGACAGGGCTCCAGCCTGCGGTGGCTTCTCCGAGACGGCGTTTTGGGTACCCGGATGGGGAG CCAATCCGGGGCCGGGGGCGCGGAGCggccagggaggagaggagcaggagCTTGGAAGACCCGCGAGGCTGCTGGCCTCGACCCCACCCCCACG GCCCTCTCAGTGTCAGCATGGACTCAAGGATCCCGTCTGCTAGGGGCTGGTTCAGCAGCCGCCCACCCACCTCTGAGCCTGACCTGGAGCCTGCCACAGATGGGCCAGCTTCTGAGACCACCACCCTCAGCCCAGAAGCCACCAGCTTTAATGACACCAGAATCCCTGATGTGACTGGTGGCACAGCCGGCGTGGGCACAATGCTTCTATCTTTTGGGATCATCACAGTGATTGGCCTGGCTGTGGCCATG gCTGGAGAAGCTACGACACCAGCTCATGCCTATGTACAATTTCGACCCCACGGAGGAGCAAGATGA
- the C17H3orf18 gene encoding uncharacterized protein C3orf18 homolog isoform X4 — protein MDRAPACGGFSETAFWVPGWGGPLSVSMDSRIPSARGWFSSRPPTSEPDLEPATDGPASETTTLSPEATSFNDTRIPDVTGGTAGVGTMLLSFGIITVIGLAVAMVLYIRKKKRLEKLRHQLMPMYNFDPTEEQDELEQELLEHGRDAASVQAAAAVQVVQGKTTLPSQGPMQRPSRLVFTDVANAIHA, from the exons ATGGACAGGGCTCCAGCCTGCGGTGGCTTCTCCGAGACGGCGTTTTGGGTACCCGGATGGGGAG GCCCTCTCAGTGTCAGCATGGACTCAAGGATCCCGTCTGCTAGGGGCTGGTTCAGCAGCCGCCCACCCACCTCTGAGCCTGACCTGGAGCCTGCCACAGATGGGCCAGCTTCTGAGACCACCACCCTCAGCCCAGAAGCCACCAGCTTTAATGACACCAGAATCCCTGATGTGACTGGTGGCACAGCCGGCGTGGGCACAATGCTTCTATCTTTTGGGATCATCACAGTGATTGGCCTGGCTGTGGCCATG GTTTTGTACATCAGGAAGAAGAAGAG gCTGGAGAAGCTACGACACCAGCTCATGCCTATGTACAATTTCGACCCCACGGAGGAGCAAGATGAACTGGAGCAAGAGCTGCTGGAGCACGGGCGGGATGCTGCCTCCGTGCAGGCCGCTGCCGCTGTGCAGGTCGTGCAGGGCAAG ACCACTCTCCCTTCTCAGGGCCCGATGCAGAGGCCCAGCCGGCTGGTGTTCACCGACGTAGCCAACGCCATCCACGCGTGA
- the C17H3orf18 gene encoding uncharacterized protein C3orf18 homolog isoform X1 produces the protein MDSRIPSARGWFSSRPPTSEPDLEPATDGPASETTTLSPEATSFNDTRIPDVTGGTAGVGTMLLSFGIITVIGLAVAMVLYIRKKKRLEKLRHQLMPMYNFDPTEEQDELEQELLEHGRDAASVQAAAAVQVVQGKTTLPSQGPMQRPSRLVFTDVANAIHA, from the exons ATGGACTCAAGGATCCCGTCTGCTAGGGGCTGGTTCAGCAGCCGCCCACCCACCTCTGAGCCTGACCTGGAGCCTGCCACAGATGGGCCAGCTTCTGAGACCACCACCCTCAGCCCAGAAGCCACCAGCTTTAATGACACCAGAATCCCTGATGTGACTGGTGGCACAGCCGGCGTGGGCACAATGCTTCTATCTTTTGGGATCATCACAGTGATTGGCCTGGCTGTGGCCATG GTTTTGTACATCAGGAAGAAGAAGAG gCTGGAGAAGCTACGACACCAGCTCATGCCTATGTACAATTTCGACCCCACGGAGGAGCAAGATGAACTGGAGCAAGAGCTGCTGGAGCACGGGCGGGATGCTGCCTCCGTGCAGGCCGCTGCCGCTGTGCAGGTCGTGCAGGGCAAG ACCACTCTCCCTTCTCAGGGCCCGATGCAGAGGCCCAGCCGGCTGGTGTTCACCGACGTAGCCAACGCCATCCACGCGTGA
- the HEMK1 gene encoding MTRF1L release factor glutamine methyltransferase isoform X2, whose product MSQSWSTTGQQSLRKGVSLRPGNPFQSLRPELWTQPLTPWQLQYIQELSSYRLQRMPVQYILGEWDFQGLSLKMVPPVFIPRRETEELVEWVLEEVTQRSRVVRAQGGPLILEVGCGSGAISLSLLSKLPQSQVIAVDKGEAAICLANENAHRLQLQDRIRIIPLDVTLEDSWAHILPWGPVDLIVSNPPYVFHRDMEQLAPEILSYEDPVALDGGEEGMDIISHILALAPRLLKDSGSIFLEVDPRHPELVGSWLQSRPDLFLNLVTVRRDFCGRPRFLHIQRSRPQRGCPADAWPVLQPARVAG is encoded by the exons ATGTCACAGAGCTGGTCAACCACTGGACAGCAGTCTTTGAGAAAAGGGGTATCCCTGAGGCCCGGGAATCCA TTTCAGAGCCTGAGGCCAGAACTTTGGACCCAGCCCCTGACACCTTGGCAGTTACAGTATATCCAGGAGCTGAGTAGCTACCGATTGCAAAG GATGCCTGTGCAGTACATCCTTGGTGAGTGGGACTTTCAGGGGCTCAGTCTGAAGATGGTGCCCCCAGTATTCATCCCTCGGCGGGAAACAGAG GAACTGGTTGAATGGGTGCTGGAAGAGGTGACCCAAAGATCCCGTGTGGTGAGAGCCCAAGGTGGCCCCCTGATCCTGGAGGTGGGCTGTGGATCAGGAGCCATCTCCCTCAGCCTGCTGAGCAAGCTCCCCCAG AGCCAAGTCATTGCTGTGGACAAGGGAGAAGCTGCCATCTGCCTGGCCAATGAGAATGCTCACAG GCTTCAGTTGCAGGACAGGATTCGGATCATCCCCCTCGATGTGACCTTAG AGGACAGCTGGGCACATATTCTACCCTGGGGCCCCGTGGACCTGATCGTCAGCAACCCTCCCTACGTCTTCCACCGGGACATGGAGCAGCTGGCCCCTGAGATCCTCAG CTATGAAGACCCAGTAGCCCTGGATGGTGGCGAGGAGGGCATGGACATCATTTCCCACATCCTGGCCCTGGCACCTCGACTCCTGAAGGACTCTGG AAGCATCTTCTTAGAAGTGGACCCAAGACACCCAGAGCTCGTTGGCAGCTGGCTTCAGAGCCGGCCAGACCTGTTCCTCAATCTCGTGACTGTGCGCCGGGATTTCTGTGGGAG GCCCCGGTTCCTGCATATCCAGAGGTCTAGGCCACAGCGTGGTTGCCCTGCAGATGCCTGGCCCGTGCTCCAGCCTGCCAGAGTGGCTGGCTGA
- the HEMK1 gene encoding MTRF1L release factor glutamine methyltransferase isoform X1, whose protein sequence is MLRALLSGLGWRGGIWGCTFTSWRPHLPLARLLNVTELVNHWTAVFEKRGIPEARESSEYIVAHVLGAKTFQSLRPELWTQPLTPWQLQYIQELSSYRLQRMPVQYILGEWDFQGLSLKMVPPVFIPRRETEELVEWVLEEVTQRSRVVRAQGGPLILEVGCGSGAISLSLLSKLPQSQVIAVDKGEAAICLANENAHRLQLQDRIRIIPLDVTLEDSWAHILPWGPVDLIVSNPPYVFHRDMEQLAPEILSYEDPVALDGGEEGMDIISHILALAPRLLKDSGSIFLEVDPRHPELVGSWLQSRPDLFLNLVTVRRDFCGRPRFLHIQRSRPQRGCPADAWPVLQPARVAG, encoded by the exons ATGCTGAGGGCCCTCCTGTCTGGCCTAGGGTGGAGGGGAGGCATTTGGGGCTGCACCTTCACCTCATGGCGGCCTCATCTGCCTCTGGCTAGGTTGTTGAATGTCACAGAGCTGGTCAACCACTGGACAGCAGTCTTTGAGAAAAGGGGTATCCCTGAGGCCCGGGAATCCAGTGAGTACATCGTGGCTCATGTCCTTGGAGCCAAAACA TTTCAGAGCCTGAGGCCAGAACTTTGGACCCAGCCCCTGACACCTTGGCAGTTACAGTATATCCAGGAGCTGAGTAGCTACCGATTGCAAAG GATGCCTGTGCAGTACATCCTTGGTGAGTGGGACTTTCAGGGGCTCAGTCTGAAGATGGTGCCCCCAGTATTCATCCCTCGGCGGGAAACAGAG GAACTGGTTGAATGGGTGCTGGAAGAGGTGACCCAAAGATCCCGTGTGGTGAGAGCCCAAGGTGGCCCCCTGATCCTGGAGGTGGGCTGTGGATCAGGAGCCATCTCCCTCAGCCTGCTGAGCAAGCTCCCCCAG AGCCAAGTCATTGCTGTGGACAAGGGAGAAGCTGCCATCTGCCTGGCCAATGAGAATGCTCACAG GCTTCAGTTGCAGGACAGGATTCGGATCATCCCCCTCGATGTGACCTTAG AGGACAGCTGGGCACATATTCTACCCTGGGGCCCCGTGGACCTGATCGTCAGCAACCCTCCCTACGTCTTCCACCGGGACATGGAGCAGCTGGCCCCTGAGATCCTCAG CTATGAAGACCCAGTAGCCCTGGATGGTGGCGAGGAGGGCATGGACATCATTTCCCACATCCTGGCCCTGGCACCTCGACTCCTGAAGGACTCTGG AAGCATCTTCTTAGAAGTGGACCCAAGACACCCAGAGCTCGTTGGCAGCTGGCTTCAGAGCCGGCCAGACCTGTTCCTCAATCTCGTGACTGTGCGCCGGGATTTCTGTGGGAG GCCCCGGTTCCTGCATATCCAGAGGTCTAGGCCACAGCGTGGTTGCCCTGCAGATGCCTGGCCCGTGCTCCAGCCTGCCAGAGTGGCTGGCTGA
- the HEMK1 gene encoding MTRF1L release factor glutamine methyltransferase isoform X3: MSQSWSTTGQQSLRKGVSLRPGNPVSTSWLMSLEPKQMPVQYILGEWDFQGLSLKMVPPVFIPRRETEELVEWVLEEVTQRSRVVRAQGGPLILEVGCGSGAISLSLLSKLPQSQVIAVDKGEAAICLANENAHRLQLQDRIRIIPLDVTLEDSWAHILPWGPVDLIVSNPPYVFHRDMEQLAPEILSYEDPVALDGGEEGMDIISHILALAPRLLKDSGSIFLEVDPRHPELVGSWLQSRPDLFLNLVTVRRDFCGRPRFLHIQRSRPQRGCPADAWPVLQPARVAG, encoded by the exons ATGTCACAGAGCTGGTCAACCACTGGACAGCAGTCTTTGAGAAAAGGGGTATCCCTGAGGCCCGGGAATCCAGTGAGTACATCGTGGCTCATGTCCTTGGAGCCAAAACA GATGCCTGTGCAGTACATCCTTGGTGAGTGGGACTTTCAGGGGCTCAGTCTGAAGATGGTGCCCCCAGTATTCATCCCTCGGCGGGAAACAGAG GAACTGGTTGAATGGGTGCTGGAAGAGGTGACCCAAAGATCCCGTGTGGTGAGAGCCCAAGGTGGCCCCCTGATCCTGGAGGTGGGCTGTGGATCAGGAGCCATCTCCCTCAGCCTGCTGAGCAAGCTCCCCCAG AGCCAAGTCATTGCTGTGGACAAGGGAGAAGCTGCCATCTGCCTGGCCAATGAGAATGCTCACAG GCTTCAGTTGCAGGACAGGATTCGGATCATCCCCCTCGATGTGACCTTAG AGGACAGCTGGGCACATATTCTACCCTGGGGCCCCGTGGACCTGATCGTCAGCAACCCTCCCTACGTCTTCCACCGGGACATGGAGCAGCTGGCCCCTGAGATCCTCAG CTATGAAGACCCAGTAGCCCTGGATGGTGGCGAGGAGGGCATGGACATCATTTCCCACATCCTGGCCCTGGCACCTCGACTCCTGAAGGACTCTGG AAGCATCTTCTTAGAAGTGGACCCAAGACACCCAGAGCTCGTTGGCAGCTGGCTTCAGAGCCGGCCAGACCTGTTCCTCAATCTCGTGACTGTGCGCCGGGATTTCTGTGGGAG GCCCCGGTTCCTGCATATCCAGAGGTCTAGGCCACAGCGTGGTTGCCCTGCAGATGCCTGGCCCGTGCTCCAGCCTGCCAGAGTGGCTGGCTGA
- the C17H3orf18 gene encoding uncharacterized protein C3orf18 homolog isoform X2, whose translation MNAMPTMPAGPRVGKRVLCLGLLPEGSERTVFLKVTAWTGLQPAVASPRRRFGYPDGEPGPLSVSMDSRIPSARGWFSSRPPTSEPDLEPATDGPASETTTLSPEATSFNDTRIPDVTGGTAGVGTMLLSFGIITVIGLAVAMVLYIRKKKRLEKLRHQLMPMYNFDPTEEQDELEQELLEHGRDAASVQAAAAVQVVQGKTTLPSQGPMQRPSRLVFTDVANAIHA comes from the exons ATGAACGCCATGCCCACTATGCCTGCAGGCCCACGGGTGGGAAAGCGTGTGTTGTGTCTAGGGTTGCTCCCCGAGGGCTCTGAACGGACAGTCTTCCTGAAAGTCACAGCATGGACAGGGCTCCAGCCTGCGGTGGCTTCTCCGAGACGGCGTTTTGGGTACCCGGATGGGGAG CCAGGCCCTCTCAGTGTCAGCATGGACTCAAGGATCCCGTCTGCTAGGGGCTGGTTCAGCAGCCGCCCACCCACCTCTGAGCCTGACCTGGAGCCTGCCACAGATGGGCCAGCTTCTGAGACCACCACCCTCAGCCCAGAAGCCACCAGCTTTAATGACACCAGAATCCCTGATGTGACTGGTGGCACAGCCGGCGTGGGCACAATGCTTCTATCTTTTGGGATCATCACAGTGATTGGCCTGGCTGTGGCCATG GTTTTGTACATCAGGAAGAAGAAGAG gCTGGAGAAGCTACGACACCAGCTCATGCCTATGTACAATTTCGACCCCACGGAGGAGCAAGATGAACTGGAGCAAGAGCTGCTGGAGCACGGGCGGGATGCTGCCTCCGTGCAGGCCGCTGCCGCTGTGCAGGTCGTGCAGGGCAAG ACCACTCTCCCTTCTCAGGGCCCGATGCAGAGGCCCAGCCGGCTGGTGTTCACCGACGTAGCCAACGCCATCCACGCGTGA